From a single Ailuropoda melanoleuca isolate Jingjing chromosome 12, ASM200744v2, whole genome shotgun sequence genomic region:
- the GTF2H3 gene encoding general transcription factor IIH subunit 3 isoform X1 — translation MVSDEDELNLLVIVVDTNPIWWGKQALKESQFTLSKCIDAVMVLGNSHLFMNRSNKLAVIASHIQESRFLYPGKNGRLGDFFGDPGNPSSEFSPSGSKDGKYELFTAANEIIAEEIKDLMTKSEIKGQHTETLLAGSLAKALCYIHRMNKEVKDNQEMKSRILVIKAAEDSALQYMNLMNVIFAAQKQNILIDACVLDSDSGLLQQACDITGGLYLKVPQMPSLLQYLLWVFLPDQDQRSQLILPPPIHVDYRAACFCHRNLIEIGYVCSVCLSIFCNFSPICTTCETAFKISLPPVLKAKKKKLKVSM, via the exons ATGGTGTCAGACG aaGATGAATTGAATCTTCTAGTTATTGTAGTTGATACCAACCCAATTTGGTGGGGAAAGCAAGCATTAAAGGAATCTCAG TTTACTTTATCAAAATGCATAGATGCCgtgatggtgctgggaaattctCATTTGTTCATGAATCGTTCCAACAAACTCGCTGTGATAGCAAGTCACATTCAAGAAAG TCGATTCTTATATCCTGGAAAGAATGGCAGACTTGGAGACTTTTTTGGAGACCCTGGCAACCCTTCTTCTGAATTCAGCCCCTCAGGGAGCAAGGATGGGAAATATGAGTTGTTCACAGCAGCGAACGAAATTATCGCTGAAGAGATTAAGGATCTCATGACCAAGA gtgaGATAAAGGGTCAACATACAGAAACACTGCTGGCAGGATCCCTCGCCAAAGCTCTTTGCT acattcaTAGAATGAACAAGGAGGTTAAAG ATAATCAGGAAATGAAATCAAGGattttg GTGATTAAGGCTGCAGAGGACAGCGCGCTGCAGTATATGAACCTCATGAATGTCATCTTCGCGGCACAGAAGCAG aatattttgatCGATGCCTGTGTTTTAGACTCGGATTCAGGACTCCTCCAGCAG GCTTGTGACATCACGGGGGGACTGTACTTGAAGGTGCCTCAGATGCCTTCCCTTCTGCAGTATTTACTG tggGTTTTTCTTCCTGATCAAGATCAAAGATCTCAGCTaatcctcccacccccaattcaTGTGGACTACCGGGCAGCTTGCTTCTGTCATCGAAATCTCATTGAAATTGGCTATGTCTGTTCTGTGTGCTTGTCAA TATTCTGCAATTTCAGTCCTATCTGCACGACGTGCGA GACAGCCTTTAAGATTTCTCTGCCTCCTGTGCTGAAggccaagaaaaagaaactgaaagtgtCCATGTGA
- the GTF2H3 gene encoding general transcription factor IIH subunit 3 isoform X2, whose translation MVLGNSHLFMNRSNKLAVIASHIQESRFLYPGKNGRLGDFFGDPGNPSSEFSPSGSKDGKYELFTAANEIIAEEIKDLMTKSEIKGQHTETLLAGSLAKALCYIHRMNKEVKDNQEMKSRILVIKAAEDSALQYMNLMNVIFAAQKQNILIDACVLDSDSGLLQQACDITGGLYLKVPQMPSLLQYLLWVFLPDQDQRSQLILPPPIHVDYRAACFCHRNLIEIGYVCSVCLSIFCNFSPICTTCETAFKISLPPVLKAKKKKLKVSM comes from the exons atggtgctgggaaattctCATTTGTTCATGAATCGTTCCAACAAACTCGCTGTGATAGCAAGTCACATTCAAGAAAG TCGATTCTTATATCCTGGAAAGAATGGCAGACTTGGAGACTTTTTTGGAGACCCTGGCAACCCTTCTTCTGAATTCAGCCCCTCAGGGAGCAAGGATGGGAAATATGAGTTGTTCACAGCAGCGAACGAAATTATCGCTGAAGAGATTAAGGATCTCATGACCAAGA gtgaGATAAAGGGTCAACATACAGAAACACTGCTGGCAGGATCCCTCGCCAAAGCTCTTTGCT acattcaTAGAATGAACAAGGAGGTTAAAG ATAATCAGGAAATGAAATCAAGGattttg GTGATTAAGGCTGCAGAGGACAGCGCGCTGCAGTATATGAACCTCATGAATGTCATCTTCGCGGCACAGAAGCAG aatattttgatCGATGCCTGTGTTTTAGACTCGGATTCAGGACTCCTCCAGCAG GCTTGTGACATCACGGGGGGACTGTACTTGAAGGTGCCTCAGATGCCTTCCCTTCTGCAGTATTTACTG tggGTTTTTCTTCCTGATCAAGATCAAAGATCTCAGCTaatcctcccacccccaattcaTGTGGACTACCGGGCAGCTTGCTTCTGTCATCGAAATCTCATTGAAATTGGCTATGTCTGTTCTGTGTGCTTGTCAA TATTCTGCAATTTCAGTCCTATCTGCACGACGTGCGA GACAGCCTTTAAGATTTCTCTGCCTCCTGTGCTGAAggccaagaaaaagaaactgaaagtgtCCATGTGA
- the EIF2B1 gene encoding translation initiation factor eIF-2B subunit alpha, producing the protein MAARIPRRTGSKRSRAPPGSCAPRLPALPSDPQAAWPRPRAVPTAPPPRRRKWSVETCCVLSVSLAASSRGRESRPVVAGCPGPLGLHDPEGTMDSNELIEYFKSQMKENPDKASAVAAIGTLLEFLKRDQGETIQGLRANLTRAIETLCEVDSSVAVSSGGKLFLRFISLTSLEYSDYSKCKKIMIERGELFLKRTSLSRNKIADLCHTFIKDGARILTHAYSRVVLRVLEAAVVAKKRFSVYVTESQPDLSGKKMAKALHHLNVPVTVVLDAAVGYIMEKVDLVIVGAEGVVENGGIINKIGTNQMAVCAKAQNKPFYVVAESFKFVRLFPLNQQDVPDKFKYKADTLKTKQTKQDLKEEHPWVDYTSPSLITLLFTDLGVLTPSAVSDELIKLYL; encoded by the exons ATGGCTGCCAGGATCCCCCGACGCACAGGCAGCAAGCGGTCAAGGGCTCCTCCCGGATCCTGCGCGCCCCGACTTCCGGCGCTGCCGAGTGACCCACAGGCGGCTTGGCCCAGGCCGCGCGCCGTACCCACGGCCCCGCCCCCAAGGCGCCGGAAGTGGAGTGTGGAGACGTGCTGCGTGCTGTCAGTCTCTCTGGCTGCCAGCTCTCGCGGTCGTGAGAGCCGTCCAGTTGTCGCGGGCTGTCCCGGTCCCCTCGGGCTGCACGATCCGGAGGGCACAATGGACAGCAATG AGTTAATTGAATACTTTAAgtctcagatgaaagaaaatcCTGACAAGGCCTCAGCAGTAGCTGCCATTGGGACTTTGCTGGAGTTCTTGAAGAGAGACCAAG GGGAGACGATCCAGGGCCTGCGAGCAAACCTCACCCGTGCCATAGAAACCCTGTGTGAAGTGGACTCCTCCGTGGCCGTGTCCTCTGGCGGGAAGCTCTTCCTGCGCTTCATCAGCCTGACTTCGCTGGAATACTCC gattactctaaatgtaaaaaaatcatGATTGAGCGGGGAGAACTTTTTCTCAAGCGAACATCCCTATCGAGAAATAAGATTGCAGATCTGTGCCATACTTTCATCAAAGATGGGGCG AGAATATTAACTCATGCCTACTCCAGAGTGGTCCTGAGAGTCTTGGAGGCGGCAGTGGTGGCCAAGAAGCGTTTCAGTGTGTACGTCACAGAGTCGCAGCCTGACTTATCAGG TAAGAAAATGGCCAAAGCTCTCCACCACCTCAACGTCCCTGTCACCGTGGTCTTGGATGCTGCTGTTGG ttATATCATGGAGAAAGTGGATCTTGTCATAGTTGGTGCTGAAGGAGTTGTTGAAAATGGAGGGATTATCAACAAG ATTGGAACCAACCAGATGGCCGTGTGCGCCAAAGCCCAGAACAAGCCTTTTTACGTCGTGGCAGAAAGTTTTAAGTTTGTACGACTCTTCCCACTAAACCAGCAGGACGTCCCAGACAAGTTTAAG TATAAGGCAGATACTCTGAAGACAAAGCAGAccaaacaggatctcaaagaggaGCACCCGTGGGTCGACTACACCTCCCCTTCCTTAATAACACTGCTGTTTACAGACCTGGGGGTGTTGACTCCCTCAGCGGTCAGCGACGAGCTCATCAAGCTGTATCTGTAA
- the GTF2H3 gene encoding general transcription factor IIH subunit 3 isoform X3, with product MNKEVKDNQEMKSRILVIKAAEDSALQYMNLMNVIFAAQKQNILIDACVLDSDSGLLQQACDITGGLYLKVPQMPSLLQYLLWVFLPDQDQRSQLILPPPIHVDYRAACFCHRNLIEIGYVCSVCLSIFCNFSPICTTCETAFKISLPPVLKAKKKKLKVSM from the exons ATGAACAAGGAGGTTAAAG ATAATCAGGAAATGAAATCAAGGattttg GTGATTAAGGCTGCAGAGGACAGCGCGCTGCAGTATATGAACCTCATGAATGTCATCTTCGCGGCACAGAAGCAG aatattttgatCGATGCCTGTGTTTTAGACTCGGATTCAGGACTCCTCCAGCAG GCTTGTGACATCACGGGGGGACTGTACTTGAAGGTGCCTCAGATGCCTTCCCTTCTGCAGTATTTACTG tggGTTTTTCTTCCTGATCAAGATCAAAGATCTCAGCTaatcctcccacccccaattcaTGTGGACTACCGGGCAGCTTGCTTCTGTCATCGAAATCTCATTGAAATTGGCTATGTCTGTTCTGTGTGCTTGTCAA TATTCTGCAATTTCAGTCCTATCTGCACGACGTGCGA GACAGCCTTTAAGATTTCTCTGCCTCCTGTGCTGAAggccaagaaaaagaaactgaaagtgtCCATGTGA